A genomic window from Salvia hispanica cultivar TCC Black 2014 chromosome 5, UniMelb_Shisp_WGS_1.0, whole genome shotgun sequence includes:
- the LOC125188657 gene encoding protein spt2-like isoform X2 — translation MRGYEKDEYENWDEYEEDGEEQEEEEGGDDDYEEVHQPTQEELDYLAIRQKLKESIRKKMKKDAGTANSASRNKVNASRKDNYGSFFGPSQPIIAQRVIQESKSLLENPDLAARMCKSSQKEKKTYVSAPVSSKSQAPPYVKNGLKKKVEILKNTRDYSFLLLDDAEVPASSKGLSPRNVSAPKSDARSAEFMHRSSRLVVNGRVREVSNGRDGRKPMLPCSQSKAKVGMDNVAHTNKSSAESRKQFGNNSGSGPGRPLGHKVVPSKSSVPATAKSAQPVAKNINSGVRKPTSSSLQPVARRPISSNLKSGNNRPTSSHGQPSTLRRPVQKDYHGTTKPKVVSKQLLPSSKVQTKISPQRHPARVPSRDERPKAKPKRQLHDEDSEGADAINLIRQMFGYNPNRFRDDDDTDDMEANFDDIIREEKRSSRIAKQEDEEQRILIEEEERRERMRQAKKRKMSR, via the exons ATGCGAGGGTATGAAAAAGAT GAGTATGAAAATTGGGATGAGTATGAGGAAGATGGAGAGGAgcaagaagaggaagaaggtgGTGATGATGATTATGAAGAAGTTCATCAGCCCACCCAGGAAGAGTTGGATTACCTTGCTATCAGGCAAAAGTTAAAAGAGTCGATcagaaagaagatgaagaaggatGCAGGGACTGCGAACTCTGCCTCCCGCAACAAAGTGAATGCATCACGTAAAGACAA CTATGGTTCTTTCTTTGGGCCTTCACAGCCAATTATTGCTCAGAGGGTAATCCAAGAAAGCAAGTCCTTGTTGGAGAATCCAGATCTGGCAGCAAGAATGTGTAAAAGTAGCCAAAAG GAGAAGAAGACCTATGTTTCGGCTCCTGTCAGTTCGAAGTCTCAAGCACCGCCATATGTTAAAAATGGG TTGaagaaaaaagttgaaataCTGAAAAATACGAGAGACTATTCATTTCTGTTATTGGATGATGCTGAGGTTCCAGCCTCCTCAAAAGGTCTATCCCCAAGAAATGTGTCAGCCCCCAAGTCTG ATGCACGATCTGCAGAATTCATGCATAGGAGCAGCAGACTAGTGGTGAATGGTCGTGTAAGAGAAGTTTCCAATGGTCGTGATGGCAGAAAGCCTATGCTTCCATGTAGCCAAAGTAAGGCTAAAGTTGGGATGGATAATGTAGCTCATACTAACAAGTCATCTGCAGAATCTAGGAAACAGTTTGGTAACAATAGTGGAAGTGGTCCTGGCCGGCCTCTAGGGCACAAAGTTGTGCCTTCTAAGAGTTCAGTACCTGCTACAGCGAAGTCAGCACAACCTgttgcaaaaaatattaactcTGGTGTACGTAAACCAACGTCTTCATCTCTCCAACCCGTCGCACGAAGACCtatttcatcaaatttgaaatctGGAAATAACAGACCTACTTCATCGCATGGTCAGCCTTCAACTTTGAGAAGACCTGTACAAAAAGACTATCATGGGACTACCAAGCCTAAGGTTGTTAGTAAGCAGTTATTGCCTTCCTCTAAGGTTCAG ACGAAGATTTCGCCTCAAAGACACCCGGCACGCGTTCCTTCGCGCGATGAACGACCAAAGGCAAAACCCAAGAGGCAGCTCCATGATGAAGATTCTGAGGGTGCGGATGCCATAAATTTAATAAGACAAATGTTTGG TTATAATCCTAATAGGTTTCGAGATGATGATGACACTGATGACATGGAGGCCAATTTTGATGATATCATTAGGGAGGAGAAACGAAG TTCAAGAATTGCCAAACAAGAAGATGAGGAACAACGCATCCTGATtgaagaggaagaaagaagGGAAAGGATGAGGCAGGCGAAGAAGCGCAAGATGAGCCGTTAA
- the LOC125188657 gene encoding protein spt2-like isoform X1, with amino-acid sequence MRGYEKDQEYENWDEYEEDGEEQEEEEGGDDDYEEVHQPTQEELDYLAIRQKLKESIRKKMKKDAGTANSASRNKVNASRKDNYGSFFGPSQPIIAQRVIQESKSLLENPDLAARMCKSSQKEKKTYVSAPVSSKSQAPPYVKNGLKKKVEILKNTRDYSFLLLDDAEVPASSKGLSPRNVSAPKSDARSAEFMHRSSRLVVNGRVREVSNGRDGRKPMLPCSQSKAKVGMDNVAHTNKSSAESRKQFGNNSGSGPGRPLGHKVVPSKSSVPATAKSAQPVAKNINSGVRKPTSSSLQPVARRPISSNLKSGNNRPTSSHGQPSTLRRPVQKDYHGTTKPKVVSKQLLPSSKVQTKISPQRHPARVPSRDERPKAKPKRQLHDEDSEGADAINLIRQMFGYNPNRFRDDDDTDDMEANFDDIIREEKRSSRIAKQEDEEQRILIEEEERRERMRQAKKRKMSR; translated from the exons ATGCGAGGGTATGAAAAAGAT CAGGAGTATGAAAATTGGGATGAGTATGAGGAAGATGGAGAGGAgcaagaagaggaagaaggtgGTGATGATGATTATGAAGAAGTTCATCAGCCCACCCAGGAAGAGTTGGATTACCTTGCTATCAGGCAAAAGTTAAAAGAGTCGATcagaaagaagatgaagaaggatGCAGGGACTGCGAACTCTGCCTCCCGCAACAAAGTGAATGCATCACGTAAAGACAA CTATGGTTCTTTCTTTGGGCCTTCACAGCCAATTATTGCTCAGAGGGTAATCCAAGAAAGCAAGTCCTTGTTGGAGAATCCAGATCTGGCAGCAAGAATGTGTAAAAGTAGCCAAAAG GAGAAGAAGACCTATGTTTCGGCTCCTGTCAGTTCGAAGTCTCAAGCACCGCCATATGTTAAAAATGGG TTGaagaaaaaagttgaaataCTGAAAAATACGAGAGACTATTCATTTCTGTTATTGGATGATGCTGAGGTTCCAGCCTCCTCAAAAGGTCTATCCCCAAGAAATGTGTCAGCCCCCAAGTCTG ATGCACGATCTGCAGAATTCATGCATAGGAGCAGCAGACTAGTGGTGAATGGTCGTGTAAGAGAAGTTTCCAATGGTCGTGATGGCAGAAAGCCTATGCTTCCATGTAGCCAAAGTAAGGCTAAAGTTGGGATGGATAATGTAGCTCATACTAACAAGTCATCTGCAGAATCTAGGAAACAGTTTGGTAACAATAGTGGAAGTGGTCCTGGCCGGCCTCTAGGGCACAAAGTTGTGCCTTCTAAGAGTTCAGTACCTGCTACAGCGAAGTCAGCACAACCTgttgcaaaaaatattaactcTGGTGTACGTAAACCAACGTCTTCATCTCTCCAACCCGTCGCACGAAGACCtatttcatcaaatttgaaatctGGAAATAACAGACCTACTTCATCGCATGGTCAGCCTTCAACTTTGAGAAGACCTGTACAAAAAGACTATCATGGGACTACCAAGCCTAAGGTTGTTAGTAAGCAGTTATTGCCTTCCTCTAAGGTTCAG ACGAAGATTTCGCCTCAAAGACACCCGGCACGCGTTCCTTCGCGCGATGAACGACCAAAGGCAAAACCCAAGAGGCAGCTCCATGATGAAGATTCTGAGGGTGCGGATGCCATAAATTTAATAAGACAAATGTTTGG TTATAATCCTAATAGGTTTCGAGATGATGATGACACTGATGACATGGAGGCCAATTTTGATGATATCATTAGGGAGGAGAAACGAAG TTCAAGAATTGCCAAACAAGAAGATGAGGAACAACGCATCCTGATtgaagaggaagaaagaagGGAAAGGATGAGGCAGGCGAAGAAGCGCAAGATGAGCCGTTAA
- the LOC125188657 gene encoding uncharacterized protein LOC125188657 isoform X4: MRGYEKDQEYENWDEYEEDGEEQEEEEGGDDDYEEVHQPTQEELDYLAIRQKLKESIRKKMKKDAGTANSASRNKVNASRKDNYGSFFGPSQPIIAQRVIQESKSLLENPDLAARMCKSSQKEKKTYVSAPVSSKSQAPPYVKNGLKKKVEILKNTRDYSFLLLDDAEVPASSKGLSPRNVSAPKSDARSAEFMHRSSRLVVNGRVREVSNGRDGRKPMLPCSQSKAKVGMDNVAHTNKSSAESRKQFGNNSGSGPGRPLGHKVVPSKSSVPATAKSAQPVAKNINSGVRKPTSSSLQPVARRPISSNLKSGNNRPTSSHGQPSTLRRPVQKDYHGTTKPKVVSKQLLPSSKVQTKISPQRHPARVPSRDERPKAKPKRQLHDEDSEVIILIGFEMMMTLMTWRPILMISLGRRNEVQELPNKKMRNNAS, encoded by the exons ATGCGAGGGTATGAAAAAGAT CAGGAGTATGAAAATTGGGATGAGTATGAGGAAGATGGAGAGGAgcaagaagaggaagaaggtgGTGATGATGATTATGAAGAAGTTCATCAGCCCACCCAGGAAGAGTTGGATTACCTTGCTATCAGGCAAAAGTTAAAAGAGTCGATcagaaagaagatgaagaaggatGCAGGGACTGCGAACTCTGCCTCCCGCAACAAAGTGAATGCATCACGTAAAGACAA CTATGGTTCTTTCTTTGGGCCTTCACAGCCAATTATTGCTCAGAGGGTAATCCAAGAAAGCAAGTCCTTGTTGGAGAATCCAGATCTGGCAGCAAGAATGTGTAAAAGTAGCCAAAAG GAGAAGAAGACCTATGTTTCGGCTCCTGTCAGTTCGAAGTCTCAAGCACCGCCATATGTTAAAAATGGG TTGaagaaaaaagttgaaataCTGAAAAATACGAGAGACTATTCATTTCTGTTATTGGATGATGCTGAGGTTCCAGCCTCCTCAAAAGGTCTATCCCCAAGAAATGTGTCAGCCCCCAAGTCTG ATGCACGATCTGCAGAATTCATGCATAGGAGCAGCAGACTAGTGGTGAATGGTCGTGTAAGAGAAGTTTCCAATGGTCGTGATGGCAGAAAGCCTATGCTTCCATGTAGCCAAAGTAAGGCTAAAGTTGGGATGGATAATGTAGCTCATACTAACAAGTCATCTGCAGAATCTAGGAAACAGTTTGGTAACAATAGTGGAAGTGGTCCTGGCCGGCCTCTAGGGCACAAAGTTGTGCCTTCTAAGAGTTCAGTACCTGCTACAGCGAAGTCAGCACAACCTgttgcaaaaaatattaactcTGGTGTACGTAAACCAACGTCTTCATCTCTCCAACCCGTCGCACGAAGACCtatttcatcaaatttgaaatctGGAAATAACAGACCTACTTCATCGCATGGTCAGCCTTCAACTTTGAGAAGACCTGTACAAAAAGACTATCATGGGACTACCAAGCCTAAGGTTGTTAGTAAGCAGTTATTGCCTTCCTCTAAGGTTCAG ACGAAGATTTCGCCTCAAAGACACCCGGCACGCGTTCCTTCGCGCGATGAACGACCAAAGGCAAAACCCAAGAGGCAGCTCCATGATGAAGATTCTGAGG TTATAATCCTAATAGGTTTCGAGATGATGATGACACTGATGACATGGAGGCCAATTTTGATGATATCATTAGGGAGGAGAAACGAAG TTCAAGAATTGCCAAACAAGAAGATGAGGAACAACGCATCCTGA
- the LOC125188657 gene encoding protein spt2-like isoform X3, with the protein MRGYEKDQEYENWDEYEEDGEEQEEEEGGDDDYEEVHQPTQEELDYLAIRQKLKESIRKKMKKDAGTANSASRNKVNASRKDNYGSFFGPSQPIIAQRVIQESKSLLENPDLAARMCKSSQKEKKTYVSAPVSSKSQAPPYVKNGLKKKVEILKNTRDYSFLLLDDAEVPASSKGLSPRNVSAPKSDARSAEFMHRSSRLVVNGRVREVSNGRDGRKPMLPCSQKSRKQFGNNSGSGPGRPLGHKVVPSKSSVPATAKSAQPVAKNINSGVRKPTSSSLQPVARRPISSNLKSGNNRPTSSHGQPSTLRRPVQKDYHGTTKPKVVSKQLLPSSKVQTKISPQRHPARVPSRDERPKAKPKRQLHDEDSEGADAINLIRQMFGYNPNRFRDDDDTDDMEANFDDIIREEKRSSRIAKQEDEEQRILIEEEERRERMRQAKKRKMSR; encoded by the exons ATGCGAGGGTATGAAAAAGAT CAGGAGTATGAAAATTGGGATGAGTATGAGGAAGATGGAGAGGAgcaagaagaggaagaaggtgGTGATGATGATTATGAAGAAGTTCATCAGCCCACCCAGGAAGAGTTGGATTACCTTGCTATCAGGCAAAAGTTAAAAGAGTCGATcagaaagaagatgaagaaggatGCAGGGACTGCGAACTCTGCCTCCCGCAACAAAGTGAATGCATCACGTAAAGACAA CTATGGTTCTTTCTTTGGGCCTTCACAGCCAATTATTGCTCAGAGGGTAATCCAAGAAAGCAAGTCCTTGTTGGAGAATCCAGATCTGGCAGCAAGAATGTGTAAAAGTAGCCAAAAG GAGAAGAAGACCTATGTTTCGGCTCCTGTCAGTTCGAAGTCTCAAGCACCGCCATATGTTAAAAATGGG TTGaagaaaaaagttgaaataCTGAAAAATACGAGAGACTATTCATTTCTGTTATTGGATGATGCTGAGGTTCCAGCCTCCTCAAAAGGTCTATCCCCAAGAAATGTGTCAGCCCCCAAGTCTG ATGCACGATCTGCAGAATTCATGCATAGGAGCAGCAGACTAGTGGTGAATGGTCGTGTAAGAGAAGTTTCCAATGGTCGTGATGGCAGAAAGCCTATGCTTCCATGTAGCCAAA AATCTAGGAAACAGTTTGGTAACAATAGTGGAAGTGGTCCTGGCCGGCCTCTAGGGCACAAAGTTGTGCCTTCTAAGAGTTCAGTACCTGCTACAGCGAAGTCAGCACAACCTgttgcaaaaaatattaactcTGGTGTACGTAAACCAACGTCTTCATCTCTCCAACCCGTCGCACGAAGACCtatttcatcaaatttgaaatctGGAAATAACAGACCTACTTCATCGCATGGTCAGCCTTCAACTTTGAGAAGACCTGTACAAAAAGACTATCATGGGACTACCAAGCCTAAGGTTGTTAGTAAGCAGTTATTGCCTTCCTCTAAGGTTCAG ACGAAGATTTCGCCTCAAAGACACCCGGCACGCGTTCCTTCGCGCGATGAACGACCAAAGGCAAAACCCAAGAGGCAGCTCCATGATGAAGATTCTGAGGGTGCGGATGCCATAAATTTAATAAGACAAATGTTTGG TTATAATCCTAATAGGTTTCGAGATGATGATGACACTGATGACATGGAGGCCAATTTTGATGATATCATTAGGGAGGAGAAACGAAG TTCAAGAATTGCCAAACAAGAAGATGAGGAACAACGCATCCTGATtgaagaggaagaaagaagGGAAAGGATGAGGCAGGCGAAGAAGCGCAAGATGAGCCGTTAA
- the LOC125188657 gene encoding protein SPT2 homolog isoform X5, which produces MKKDAGTANSASRNKVNASRKDNYGSFFGPSQPIIAQRVIQESKSLLENPDLAARMCKSSQKEKKTYVSAPVSSKSQAPPYVKNGLKKKVEILKNTRDYSFLLLDDAEVPASSKGLSPRNVSAPKSDARSAEFMHRSSRLVVNGRVREVSNGRDGRKPMLPCSQSKAKVGMDNVAHTNKSSAESRKQFGNNSGSGPGRPLGHKVVPSKSSVPATAKSAQPVAKNINSGVRKPTSSSLQPVARRPISSNLKSGNNRPTSSHGQPSTLRRPVQKDYHGTTKPKVVSKQLLPSSKVQTKISPQRHPARVPSRDERPKAKPKRQLHDEDSEGADAINLIRQMFGYNPNRFRDDDDTDDMEANFDDIIREEKRSSRIAKQEDEEQRILIEEEERRERMRQAKKRKMSR; this is translated from the exons atgaagaaggatGCAGGGACTGCGAACTCTGCCTCCCGCAACAAAGTGAATGCATCACGTAAAGACAA CTATGGTTCTTTCTTTGGGCCTTCACAGCCAATTATTGCTCAGAGGGTAATCCAAGAAAGCAAGTCCTTGTTGGAGAATCCAGATCTGGCAGCAAGAATGTGTAAAAGTAGCCAAAAG GAGAAGAAGACCTATGTTTCGGCTCCTGTCAGTTCGAAGTCTCAAGCACCGCCATATGTTAAAAATGGG TTGaagaaaaaagttgaaataCTGAAAAATACGAGAGACTATTCATTTCTGTTATTGGATGATGCTGAGGTTCCAGCCTCCTCAAAAGGTCTATCCCCAAGAAATGTGTCAGCCCCCAAGTCTG ATGCACGATCTGCAGAATTCATGCATAGGAGCAGCAGACTAGTGGTGAATGGTCGTGTAAGAGAAGTTTCCAATGGTCGTGATGGCAGAAAGCCTATGCTTCCATGTAGCCAAAGTAAGGCTAAAGTTGGGATGGATAATGTAGCTCATACTAACAAGTCATCTGCAGAATCTAGGAAACAGTTTGGTAACAATAGTGGAAGTGGTCCTGGCCGGCCTCTAGGGCACAAAGTTGTGCCTTCTAAGAGTTCAGTACCTGCTACAGCGAAGTCAGCACAACCTgttgcaaaaaatattaactcTGGTGTACGTAAACCAACGTCTTCATCTCTCCAACCCGTCGCACGAAGACCtatttcatcaaatttgaaatctGGAAATAACAGACCTACTTCATCGCATGGTCAGCCTTCAACTTTGAGAAGACCTGTACAAAAAGACTATCATGGGACTACCAAGCCTAAGGTTGTTAGTAAGCAGTTATTGCCTTCCTCTAAGGTTCAG ACGAAGATTTCGCCTCAAAGACACCCGGCACGCGTTCCTTCGCGCGATGAACGACCAAAGGCAAAACCCAAGAGGCAGCTCCATGATGAAGATTCTGAGGGTGCGGATGCCATAAATTTAATAAGACAAATGTTTGG TTATAATCCTAATAGGTTTCGAGATGATGATGACACTGATGACATGGAGGCCAATTTTGATGATATCATTAGGGAGGAGAAACGAAG TTCAAGAATTGCCAAACAAGAAGATGAGGAACAACGCATCCTGATtgaagaggaagaaagaagGGAAAGGATGAGGCAGGCGAAGAAGCGCAAGATGAGCCGTTAA